The Noviherbaspirillum saxi genome includes a window with the following:
- a CDS encoding autotransporter assembly complex protein TamA, translating into MLSRSARSTRTIVALLCALGVALASPDYSYAVETAARYVVEINGAGRFRELLEEHLELRRHRSDPELSDDGLERLVNISPEQVRALLATEGYFSPEVQVELDRRMTPPVARLQVDPGLPTRIADVQIRFKGAIADGAEADVRRMERLKRRWSLDPGETFTQKSWTEAKNDLLKDLLNRDFPAAAIAFSEARIDPEKRSAALTVEVDSGPVFTFGELDVQGLTRYSREMIDRLNPIKPGERYSQEKLNELQTRLEETGYFRSAFATVDVDPAQAQNTPVRVDLAENPRKRLSLGVGFSTDTGARAQVKWLDRNFLMRDWRLESELRIDRETRLLGGDVYLPALRDGRLDGWQPAFGAHYERTVTSGEIVNKMRLGARISSPNRVDEKTWGVSYLADRQRIGDFVNNRQALIATFVYTRRRLDHPLTPRRGYVASVELGAGPSGLINETNLGRLLGRVTWLTQPAPRWRTVVRAQAGQVFGGTRQTVPADLLFRTGGDQSVRGYGYNSLGVEQNGAIVGGTVTAIVSAEVVRRLTPDWGAALFHDAGNAADSWGDFRFRHGTGVGARWRSPLGPVNIDLAYGHTTREPRLHFSIGYGF; encoded by the coding sequence ATGCTGTCGCGCAGCGCACGTTCCACGCGGACTATAGTCGCTCTGCTGTGTGCATTAGGTGTGGCGCTAGCCAGTCCTGACTACAGCTACGCTGTCGAAACAGCCGCCCGCTACGTGGTGGAAATCAATGGCGCCGGCCGTTTCAGAGAACTGCTGGAAGAACATCTGGAATTGAGGCGTCACCGTAGCGATCCCGAATTGTCGGATGACGGTCTCGAACGCCTCGTTAACATATCGCCGGAACAGGTACGCGCGCTGCTGGCAACCGAGGGGTATTTTTCTCCCGAAGTACAGGTTGAACTGGACCGGCGCATGACACCGCCGGTAGCGCGGCTGCAAGTCGATCCTGGCTTGCCGACACGAATCGCCGATGTACAGATACGTTTCAAGGGAGCGATTGCCGACGGTGCCGAAGCCGATGTCCGCCGCATGGAGCGCCTGAAACGGCGATGGTCGCTCGACCCGGGCGAAACATTTACGCAAAAGAGCTGGACGGAAGCCAAGAACGACTTGCTCAAGGACTTGCTGAACCGGGATTTCCCCGCGGCAGCGATAGCATTCAGCGAAGCCAGGATCGATCCAGAAAAGCGAAGCGCCGCGCTGACGGTGGAAGTCGATTCCGGCCCGGTATTCACGTTTGGCGAACTCGACGTACAGGGACTGACGCGCTATTCACGCGAAATGATCGATCGACTCAACCCGATTAAACCGGGCGAACGCTATTCTCAGGAAAAACTTAACGAGTTGCAGACGCGGCTGGAAGAGACCGGGTATTTTCGTTCGGCGTTCGCAACGGTCGATGTCGACCCCGCGCAGGCACAAAATACCCCGGTGCGCGTCGACCTTGCAGAGAATCCGCGCAAGCGTCTTTCGCTCGGCGTCGGATTTTCTACCGATACCGGGGCGCGGGCGCAGGTGAAATGGCTCGACCGCAATTTCCTGATGCGCGACTGGCGGCTCGAGTCGGAACTGCGCATCGACCGCGAAACGCGCCTGCTTGGCGGCGATGTGTATTTGCCTGCATTGCGAGATGGGCGCCTGGACGGATGGCAGCCCGCTTTCGGCGCTCACTATGAACGCACGGTCACCAGCGGCGAAATCGTCAACAAGATGCGGCTGGGCGCACGCATCTCCAGCCCGAACCGGGTGGATGAAAAGACCTGGGGCGTGTCTTATCTGGCGGATCGCCAGCGCATAGGCGACTTCGTCAACAACCGTCAGGCGCTGATCGCCACCTTCGTCTACACAAGGCGCCGCCTCGATCATCCTCTGACGCCGCGTCGTGGTTATGTTGCCTCGGTAGAACTGGGAGCTGGGCCGAGCGGCCTGATCAACGAAACCAATCTGGGGCGTCTGCTGGGGCGGGTGACCTGGCTCACACAACCGGCGCCGCGCTGGCGCACTGTGGTACGGGCGCAAGCCGGACAAGTGTTTGGCGGCACGCGCCAGACGGTACCGGCCGACCTGCTGTTCCGGACCGGCGGCGATCAGAGCGTGCGCGGATATGGCTATAACAGTCTCGGGGTCGAACAGAATGGCGCGATTGTCGGCGGAACGGTGACGGCGATTGTGAGCGCCGAAGTGGTGCGCCGGTTGACTCCCGACTGGGGAGCCGCCCTCTTCCATGACGCGGGCAATGCTGCCGACTCCTGGGGTGACTTTCGGTTCAGGCACGGTACTGGCGTTGGCGCCCGCTGGCGCAGTCCATTAGGACCGGTTAACATCGATCTCGCCTATGGACACACGACGCGCGAGCCGCGTCTGCACTTTTCGATCGGCTATGGCTTCTGA
- a CDS encoding response regulator, translating into MGCITSVAFNARTALEMARNGMPDLIFCDLRLPGEKSGFDVAAALRADAGFAHIPLIAVTGFDDSMGHQRAKDAGFDRVFEKPVKFAQIQDVLNTYRKG; encoded by the coding sequence ATGGGATGTATCACAAGCGTTGCGTTCAATGCCCGCACTGCGCTCGAGATGGCACGAAACGGTATGCCCGACCTGATATTTTGCGATCTGCGCCTCCCGGGCGAAAAGAGCGGCTTCGATGTTGCCGCCGCGCTGAGAGCGGACGCCGGATTTGCCCATATCCCGCTCATCGCAGTCACGGGTTTCGACGATTCGATGGGCCACCAGCGCGCAAAGGATGCAGGATTCGACCGCGTCTTTGAAAAGCCGGTTAAATTCGCGCAGATCCAGGACGTGCTTAACACTTATCGCAAAGGATAG
- the selD gene encoding selenide, water dikinase SelD translates to MTTHTDPPIRLTSFSHGGGCGCKIAPGVLADILKKSTGFPVPKELMVGIETADDAAVYKLNDEQALIATTDFFMPIVDDPYDFGRIAATNAISDVYAMGGTPIMALALVAMPINQLPVDVIGRIIQGGESICAEAGIPIAGGHTIDSVEPIYGLVVMGLVHPSKIKRNADARAGDKLVLGKPLGVGVLSAALKKEALDEAGYRAMIENTTRLNKPGKALSDLNGVHALTDVTGFGLLGHALEIARGAGMSVRLRMSDVPLLPGVEQLAQQGFVTGASARNWAGYGQDVVLADAITPTQKALLTDPQTSGGLLVSCAPESVEDVLALFHREGFAQAKVIGEVAEGPARVEVQG, encoded by the coding sequence ATGACCACCCATACCGATCCCCCTATCAGGCTGACTTCCTTTTCGCATGGCGGTGGCTGCGGCTGCAAGATTGCCCCCGGCGTGCTGGCCGATATCCTGAAAAAGTCAACGGGGTTTCCGGTTCCCAAGGAGCTGATGGTCGGCATAGAAACCGCCGACGATGCAGCGGTGTACAAGCTGAACGACGAGCAGGCGCTAATAGCGACCACCGATTTTTTCATGCCTATCGTCGACGATCCGTATGACTTTGGCCGGATCGCGGCAACCAATGCCATTTCCGATGTGTATGCGATGGGCGGTACGCCGATCATGGCACTGGCCCTGGTTGCCATGCCGATCAACCAGCTACCGGTCGATGTGATCGGGCGCATTATTCAAGGTGGGGAATCGATCTGTGCGGAAGCGGGTATCCCCATAGCCGGCGGCCACACCATCGATTCGGTCGAGCCCATCTATGGCCTGGTGGTCATGGGCCTGGTGCATCCATCGAAGATCAAGCGCAATGCCGACGCCAGGGCCGGCGACAAGCTTGTCCTGGGCAAACCGCTTGGTGTCGGCGTACTGTCGGCGGCCTTGAAGAAAGAGGCGCTGGACGAGGCCGGTTATCGCGCAATGATCGAGAACACGACCAGGCTGAACAAGCCGGGCAAGGCTTTATCGGATTTGAACGGCGTGCATGCGCTGACCGATGTCACCGGGTTCGGCCTGCTGGGCCATGCGCTGGAAATTGCCCGCGGCGCAGGGATGAGTGTACGCCTGCGCATGTCGGACGTTCCCTTGTTGCCAGGCGTCGAACAACTTGCGCAACAGGGTTTTGTCACAGGCGCATCAGCTCGCAACTGGGCCGGTTACGGTCAGGACGTGGTGCTCGCGGACGCGATTACGCCTACGCAGAAAGCGTTGCTGACCGATCCGCAGACTTCGGGCGGTTTGCTTGTTTCGTGTGCTCCCGAGTCGGTTGAGGATGTGCTTGCCCTATTTCACCGTGAAGGCTTTGCCCAGGCGAAGGTCATTGGCGAGGTGGCCGAGGGCCCTGCACGTGTTGAGGTGCAGGGCTGA